A genomic segment from Irregularibacter muris encodes:
- a CDS encoding ATP-binding protein, protein MIKSLIVDIIQEYDKKREDSQRKLKMRKEKLYQEIPELALIENKMREIGLEVVKAVQSHPEQVEQLTAKLKEKSIDLQMERAEILASHGYPVDYLELKFSCNFCQDKGFIGTKRCKCFEQRLIDKAYVQSNLHNLLEKENFDTFHIDYYADKEQEGQEESPRKNMENILLGCINYAKDFENHNKNLFFYGSPGLGKTFLSHAIAKELLQKGKIVLYQTSSDLIDFIRKNKFDQNNNQENTLLERIYLSDLLIIDDLGTENLTEFAKMELFNIINKRLLTGKKMVISTNLSLRELQEKYPNRFTSRILGHFQLYKFYGEDIRIKRKNIL, encoded by the coding sequence GTGATTAAATCACTTATTGTTGACATTATCCAAGAGTATGATAAGAAAAGGGAAGATAGTCAAAGAAAACTAAAAATGCGTAAAGAAAAACTCTACCAGGAGATCCCTGAGTTAGCTCTCATTGAAAATAAAATGAGAGAAATAGGGTTAGAGGTAGTAAAAGCTGTGCAGTCCCATCCAGAACAGGTAGAACAGCTCACTGCCAAACTTAAGGAAAAAAGTATTGACTTACAAATGGAAAGAGCTGAAATATTGGCTTCCCATGGTTATCCTGTAGATTATTTGGAACTCAAGTTTTCTTGTAACTTTTGTCAAGACAAGGGTTTTATTGGAACAAAACGTTGTAAATGTTTTGAACAACGTCTAATCGATAAAGCCTATGTGCAATCTAACTTACATAATTTATTAGAAAAAGAAAACTTTGATACTTTTCATATAGACTATTATGCCGATAAAGAACAAGAGGGCCAAGAGGAAAGCCCCCGTAAGAATATGGAAAACATTTTACTGGGATGTATTAATTATGCTAAAGACTTTGAAAATCACAACAAAAATCTTTTCTTTTACGGCAGCCCTGGTCTTGGAAAAACCTTTCTTTCCCATGCCATTGCAAAGGAATTATTACAAAAGGGTAAAATTGTCCTTTATCAAACCTCCTCGGATTTGATAGACTTTATTCGAAAAAATAAATTTGATCAAAATAACAACCAAGAAAATACTTTGTTAGAAAGAATTTATTTAAGCGATCTACTCATCATTGATGATTTGGGAACTGAGAATCTAACAGAGTTTGCAAAAATGGAATTATTTAACATCATCAATAAGCGCTTACTTACAGGAAAAAAAATGGTGATATCCACTAACTTGTCCCTCAGAGAGCTTCAAGAAAAATATCCTAATCGTTTTACCTCCAGAATACTGGGGCATTTTCAACTTTATAAATTTTATGGAGA
- a CDS encoding DnaD domain protein, giving the protein MNKFQLTIQNDDLGITPVENLFINHYLPKAPGDFVKVYLLGLKFCFQSTNHSISNEVIAKALGLLESDVVKAWNYWQAQGIVHISPAEDENKMISFLNIKEVVLNKSSLVTSNTVEGSTQELVSSRKNQKVKEMHEIIEKMYGRPLSPMEMKLFHQWMTEYSFSPEVIILMLEDCFSRGRKEMAYIRKVALNWYDAGIIDVEDAEKYMGTHRDKWEKYFKIMSSLGFKNRQPSQKEEELMDKWIIKYNLDIEIILEACAKTTAISEPNFNYIDKILTDWHDKGFTTLQEVKNEQPMVADKKYTPKKPSQKISSKLDLDHSYDIESLEKKLLKRTRSDISD; this is encoded by the coding sequence TTGAACAAGTTTCAACTTACAATACAAAATGACGACTTAGGAATTACCCCAGTGGAAAATTTATTTATCAATCATTATTTACCAAAAGCTCCCGGTGACTTTGTCAAAGTATATCTTCTGGGGCTAAAGTTTTGTTTTCAAAGTACAAATCACAGCATTTCTAATGAAGTAATCGCTAAAGCCTTGGGCTTATTAGAATCTGATGTAGTGAAAGCCTGGAATTATTGGCAAGCTCAAGGCATTGTCCATATATCTCCGGCTGAAGATGAAAACAAGATGATTTCCTTTTTAAATATAAAAGAGGTGGTATTAAATAAATCTTCCTTGGTAACCTCCAATACAGTCGAAGGATCTACCCAGGAGTTGGTTTCTTCTAGAAAAAACCAAAAGGTAAAAGAAATGCATGAAATTATTGAGAAAATGTATGGGCGACCATTGAGTCCTATGGAAATGAAGCTTTTTCACCAATGGATGACTGAATATTCCTTTTCTCCCGAGGTCATTATTCTCATGCTAGAGGATTGCTTTAGTCGGGGACGTAAGGAAATGGCCTATATCAGAAAAGTAGCTCTTAACTGGTATGATGCTGGCATTATCGATGTAGAAGATGCTGAAAAGTACATGGGTACCCATAGAGATAAATGGGAAAAATACTTTAAAATCATGTCTTCCCTTGGGTTTAAAAACAGGCAACCTTCCCAAAAAGAAGAAGAATTAATGGATAAGTGGATTATAAAATATAATTTAGACATAGAGATTATTTTAGAAGCCTGTGCAAAAACTACAGCAATTTCTGAGCCTAATTTCAATTATATTGATAAAATTCTTACTGATTGGCATGACAAAGGCTTTACCACCCTGCAAGAGGTGAAAAATGAACAACCTATGGTTGCAGACAAAAAATATACGCCCAAAAAGCCTTCTCAAAAAATCAGTAGTAAGCTTGATCTAGATCATAGCTATGATATAGAGAGTCTAGAAAAAAAACTTTTAAAAAGAACTAGGAGTGATATAAGTGATTAA